The following coding sequences are from one Gemmatimonadota bacterium window:
- a CDS encoding TolC family protein, with amino-acid sequence MNSRQFPGLGLVLVAALAPAHATAQQRAVSLAEAIALAQKHDPNVVQAAGDVRSAGAETRARYGSFLPSVSAGAGGGKSRSEFQRIDPRTGQLVAANNTTTSVNLQLNAGIDLFTGFRRGAELSAARAEGDRTQAALDARKWQTAFNTSREFFSALQNGELVKVRRDGIRRAEEQLAIAVARLRTRGATVSDSLQAVVEVSQARLRLLTEESQLAQAEANLARAIGVSGRVSAIDDSSIAIRTIAIDTAAVMIEARERSPAVIQAEASVRSAKASLNAAKAVYWPQVQLNGSTSYGSNDQDPLTKYKLFNNRNLGLNVSIPLFNGFQREQQVVNRSVALDVARAWSTDAAHHVEAQLIGALASLRTAQERVDVARSNLDAARANARVQLERYRLGTIEIERLVQAQDRLSQAEEGAITARFDYLRSKAQIEALIGRTL; translated from the coding sequence ATGAATTCACGACAGTTTCCCGGGCTCGGCCTGGTTTTGGTCGCTGCCCTGGCCCCCGCCCACGCCACCGCCCAGCAACGGGCCGTGTCCCTGGCCGAGGCCATTGCGCTGGCCCAAAAGCACGACCCCAACGTGGTCCAAGCCGCGGGCGACGTCCGCTCCGCCGGCGCTGAAACCCGGGCCCGCTACGGGTCGTTCCTCCCCAGCGTGTCCGCCGGAGCCGGCGGCGGGAAAAGCCGGTCGGAATTCCAACGGATCGACCCCCGCACCGGGCAACTGGTCGCCGCCAACAACACCACCACCTCGGTCAATCTCCAACTGAATGCCGGGATCGACCTCTTCACCGGGTTTCGCCGCGGGGCCGAACTCTCCGCCGCCCGCGCCGAGGGCGACCGGACCCAGGCTGCGCTCGACGCCCGCAAGTGGCAAACCGCCTTCAACACCAGCCGCGAATTCTTCAGCGCGCTCCAGAACGGCGAACTGGTCAAGGTTCGGCGCGACGGCATCCGCCGGGCCGAGGAGCAGCTCGCCATCGCGGTGGCCCGGCTCCGGACCCGCGGCGCCACGGTGTCCGACTCGCTCCAGGCCGTGGTCGAAGTGTCCCAAGCCCGGCTCCGGCTCCTCACCGAAGAAAGCCAGTTGGCCCAAGCCGAAGCCAATCTGGCCCGGGCCATCGGCGTGTCGGGGCGAGTATCGGCCATCGACGACTCGAGCATCGCGATTCGGACCATCGCGATCGACACCGCGGCCGTGATGATCGAGGCCCGCGAGCGCTCGCCGGCGGTGATCCAGGCCGAGGCCTCGGTGCGGTCGGCCAAGGCCAGCCTGAACGCGGCCAAGGCGGTGTACTGGCCCCAAGTCCAACTCAACGGCAGCACCAGCTACGGCAGCAACGACCAAGATCCGCTCACCAAGTACAAGCTCTTCAACAACCGGAACCTCGGCCTCAACGTCTCGATTCCGCTATTCAACGGGTTCCAGCGCGAACAGCAGGTCGTGAACCGGTCGGTGGCCCTCGACGTGGCCCGGGCCTGGTCAACCGATGCGGCCCACCACGTCGAAGCCCAGTTGATCGGCGCCCTCGCCTCGCTCCGGACCGCGCAGGAACGGGTCGACGTGGCCCGGAGCAATCTCGACGCCGCCCGGGCCAATGCCCGGGTGCAGCTCGAGCGATACCGGTTAGGCACCATCGAAATCGAACGCCTGGTCCAGGCCCAAGACCGGCTCAGTCAGGCCGAAGAAGGCGCCATCACCGCGCGGTTCGACTACTTGCGATCCAAAGCGCAGATCGAAGCGCTCATTGGGAGGACGCTGTGA
- a CDS encoding efflux RND transporter periplasmic adaptor subunit, which translates to MNKPTIYALALMLLAGCKKTDADGTEAGGTSAADSTAKDAATSNVTLPVVGQAVRVGDLILSVVTTAQVRSDGVAMLKSETVGPISAVNVRPGQSVARGQVLLTVDPRELDLAVDRAQADLEDAKLKLLDNIVPDSIVSGKAVTGERLRSAEIRAGMDRARAAVEEAKLRRERASITAPFDGVVEDMKVSVGERLSQGQEVAMIVDLKNLRIEASVLEHDLAFIKIGGDATITAAAFPDKPIRGRVAAILPLVDSTTRAGRAVIRATGNGVLRPGMYADVRLEATRLPNRTIVPASAVIERDGRPLVFVVKGGRAQWVYIFPGRTNGFETEVLADSSTGQIPVAAGDTVLVEGHLTLTHDAPVRLVAKQERGTP; encoded by the coding sequence GTGAACAAACCCACGATCTACGCCTTGGCCTTGATGCTCCTGGCCGGCTGTAAGAAGACGGACGCGGACGGCACCGAGGCCGGTGGCACCAGTGCCGCCGACTCCACCGCCAAGGACGCAGCCACCAGCAACGTGACGCTCCCGGTGGTTGGCCAAGCGGTCCGGGTCGGCGACTTGATCCTCTCGGTGGTGACCACCGCCCAAGTCCGGTCCGACGGCGTGGCCATGCTCAAGAGTGAGACGGTTGGCCCGATTTCGGCCGTGAACGTCCGGCCCGGCCAATCGGTGGCCCGGGGCCAGGTGCTGCTTACGGTCGACCCCCGCGAACTCGACCTCGCCGTCGACCGGGCCCAAGCCGATCTCGAAGACGCCAAACTCAAGCTGCTCGACAACATCGTCCCCGACTCGATCGTCTCCGGCAAAGCCGTGACCGGCGAACGGCTCCGCAGCGCCGAGATCCGGGCCGGGATGGACCGAGCCCGGGCGGCGGTCGAGGAAGCAAAGCTCCGCCGCGAACGCGCCTCGATCACTGCGCCGTTCGATGGCGTAGTGGAAGACATGAAGGTCTCGGTCGGGGAACGGCTGTCCCAAGGACAGGAAGTGGCCATGATCGTCGACCTGAAGAATCTCCGGATCGAAGCCTCGGTCTTGGAACACGACCTCGCCTTCATCAAGATCGGGGGCGATGCCACCATCACCGCCGCCGCCTTCCCCGACAAACCGATCCGGGGCCGAGTGGCCGCCATCCTGCCGCTCGTCGACAGCACCACCCGCGCCGGGCGGGCGGTGATCCGCGCCACCGGGAACGGCGTCCTCCGGCCCGGGATGTACGCCGACGTCCGGCTCGAAGCCACCCGGCTCCCGAACCGCACCATCGTCCCCGCCTCGGCGGTCATCGAACGCGACGGCCGGCCGCTGGTGTTCGTGGTCAAGGGCGGCCGGGCCCAGTGGGTTTACATCTTTCCGGGCCGGACCAACGGCTTCGAAACCGAAGTCTTGGCCGACAGCTCCACCGGGCAGATTCCCGTGGCCGCCGGAGACACGGTGCTGGTCGAGGGCCATCTGACCCTGACCCACGACGCCCCGGTCCGGCTGGTGGCCAAACAGGAACGCGGCACCCCGTAG
- a CDS encoding CocE/NonD family hydrolase encodes MALAEMKAIALRFLLAIGTAGLTPSIAAQTEGPYPNLSEPRHQVTTEYEVKVPMRDGIRLAANVVRPNGGGKFPVVVSYWPYGKDPNPYFAARGYVTVFAEGRGTGTSEGVMRDYFDAQSYRDGYDLVEWAARQPWSTGAVGMWGISYGAINATRVAALKPPHLKAISVNSAYANFFGDHWYPGGVRSNHPYVWHGASNVLATMLRGPVYDDGNGGKYVDLEIWKRHQAENGWQGFFQPQWEHPTYDAYWQEKDLRSKYADFAIPTLQFGNYFDHARNHDEAYQNYQILKAKRVPQKLVVGPWTHGGFGPSHVVDFQLTTLAWFDHFLKGVDNGIDREPPVTVFVMRENRWRAEEDWPIARTVPTRFYLSSAGNLTPTAPTSEPELTPRRFTYHPWVGSAAGPYGTWFDADYTDFLVQPDQRVDEAESLTFTTEALTEDTEVTGMAEITFFATSSAANTDFTIKLSDVLLDGKSELVTRGWINSSYRESNVNPRRPTDWKVVAPTPIMAGKVYRYQVTLQNISYQFKRGHRIRVTLASSDWPSNWPNPNPARNEIRFESPDGNETSHLTLPVVPVRATPLPEPRLALVPPRPTTQAADDGTERIWIENDLTGQAVVYRSESRSERPIPGGILRDVREWRIDLTKQPPYQQVIDLVTTWTLLRVGRPDVRFVYRVNTDGTGPRATIDLNEGKIP; translated from the coding sequence ATGGCTCTGGCCGAGATGAAGGCAATCGCGCTTCGATTCCTCCTGGCGATCGGCACGGCAGGGCTGACTCCGTCCATCGCCGCCCAAACCGAGGGTCCCTATCCGAATCTTTCCGAGCCCCGCCACCAAGTCACCACCGAATACGAGGTGAAGGTCCCGATGCGCGACGGGATCCGGCTCGCCGCCAATGTCGTGCGGCCCAATGGCGGGGGCAAGTTTCCGGTCGTAGTCTCGTATTGGCCCTATGGCAAAGATCCGAATCCGTACTTCGCCGCGCGGGGCTACGTCACCGTCTTTGCCGAAGGGCGCGGCACCGGTACCTCCGAGGGCGTGATGCGGGACTACTTCGACGCCCAGTCCTACCGCGACGGCTACGACCTAGTCGAGTGGGCTGCCCGGCAGCCGTGGTCCACGGGCGCGGTCGGAATGTGGGGCATTTCGTACGGCGCCATCAACGCCACGCGGGTGGCCGCACTGAAGCCACCCCACCTCAAGGCGATTTCGGTCAACAGTGCCTACGCCAATTTCTTCGGCGATCACTGGTATCCGGGCGGTGTGCGGAGCAATCACCCCTACGTATGGCACGGCGCGAGCAACGTCCTGGCCACGATGCTTCGGGGACCGGTCTACGACGACGGCAACGGCGGCAAGTACGTCGACCTCGAGATCTGGAAACGCCATCAGGCCGAGAACGGCTGGCAGGGATTTTTCCAGCCTCAATGGGAGCACCCGACCTACGACGCCTATTGGCAGGAGAAAGACCTCCGGAGCAAGTACGCCGACTTCGCCATCCCCACGCTCCAGTTCGGCAACTACTTCGATCATGCCCGGAACCACGACGAGGCCTACCAGAACTACCAGATTCTCAAAGCCAAGCGAGTCCCGCAAAAATTGGTCGTCGGGCCGTGGACCCATGGCGGCTTCGGACCGAGCCACGTGGTCGACTTCCAGCTGACGACCCTGGCTTGGTTCGATCACTTCCTGAAAGGCGTGGACAACGGGATCGACCGCGAGCCCCCGGTGACGGTGTTCGTGATGCGGGAAAATCGGTGGCGCGCCGAGGAGGATTGGCCGATCGCCCGGACCGTTCCCACCCGGTTCTACTTGAGTTCAGCGGGGAACCTGACACCAACGGCTCCCACCAGCGAGCCGGAGCTCACGCCCCGCCGCTTCACCTATCACCCCTGGGTCGGCAGTGCCGCCGGACCCTACGGCACCTGGTTCGATGCCGACTACACCGACTTCCTGGTCCAGCCCGACCAGCGAGTCGACGAGGCCGAGTCGCTCACCTTCACGACCGAGGCGCTGACCGAGGACACCGAAGTCACCGGGATGGCCGAGATCACTTTCTTCGCCACCTCGAGCGCGGCCAACACCGATTTCACGATCAAGCTTTCCGACGTCCTGCTGGACGGCAAATCGGAGCTCGTTACCCGCGGCTGGATCAACTCGTCCTATCGCGAGTCGAACGTGAATCCCCGGCGCCCGACGGATTGGAAGGTCGTCGCCCCAACCCCGATCATGGCCGGCAAGGTGTATCGCTATCAGGTCACCCTCCAGAACATTTCCTACCAGTTCAAGCGAGGGCATCGGATCCGGGTCACCCTTGCCTCGAGCGACTGGCCCTCGAATTGGCCGAATCCGAATCCGGCCCGAAACGAAATCCGGTTCGAGAGCCCGGACGGCAACGAGACCTCGCACCTAACGCTGCCGGTCGTTCCGGTGCGAGCAACCCCGCTCCCCGAGCCGCGATTGGCGCTGGTTCCGCCTCGACCGACAACCCAAGCAGCCGACGACGGCACCGAACGGATCTGGATCGAGAATGATCTCACCGGGCAGGCGGTGGTGTACCGCTCCGAGAGCCGGTCCGAGCGCCCGATCCCCGGCGGGATACTCCGCGACGTGCGCGAGTGGCGGATCGACCTCACCAAGCAGCCGCCGTACCAACAGGTCATCGATTTGGTGACGACCTGGACGTTGCTGCGGGTGGGTCGGCCCGATGTGCGGTTCGTCTATCGGGTCAACACCGACGGAACCGGTCCGCGGGCAACCATTGACTTGAACGAGGGCAAGATCCCCTAG
- a CDS encoding efflux RND transporter permease subunit, whose product MSIASQALKRPVTTISAVAALVLLGSVSLGKLPVSLLPDIELPVLTIRTLYPGAAAEEVSRFIAEPIEEAVSATPGLVDVKSVSRNGEATTSLKFSWGTSMAATVLQIRERLDNARGALPERAERPTLLTSDPGERPIAVLGLTSDGNLRSISRTAKDVHARRLEQLAGISSVAVVGEPKDEIRVEVDPDRMRALGLTPDDIATALKSANATAAGGSIRRGQFRFSLRALTEFQSVAEIEKTPVGPAKSGIILADIGTVTLAVADPTTVTTLDSRPAVGLVVYKDAGSNTVAVTAEIYKTIEQLKTEFPKVKIKVVAAQAQFVTDALSNLIQEIVVGGLMSLAVILLFLRDWRASVAIGLMVPLSVLVALTLLQLMGVTINILSLGGLALGVGLLVDNAIVVAEAANRHMDAGLTRWEAALKGTNEVAGPLTAGTLTTLLVFGPIVFVQGLAAALFRDLSLSVVMSVGASLVLALTLMPVMMAWGRVGETLGKQTLAPASDGPLLRLGRRLEAWYESGMRWSLARPGLCVLIALGVTAFTVVITLRLPREILPRVDEGIAVAYLKLPEGTAIEETARQAKRLEEAARALGSSGIYSRIGVATDEEVLAGADPGTSASAQLLVPVPDDKDAGDFAESLRLAVPDLAQGSLAIDLAGQSEFGSLIGREGRLVRIEVAAPKLTEAAEWANTIRKSLDSITDLSDVRDAFASTQPTVEVTLDRSQMARLGITSDQVANALSGGLGGVASGDFRETDRRTPIKVRFAGAFNEDLNTTLATTIKGVPLGQLVTVTDIRAPIEVVRINQRPVSVVEAVAERGGLKQAAEAVQVRITALALPPGVEVTIGGAQADEARTTRELALVAVLSVALVFLVLAGEFASFTTPLLVMLTVPLAGAGGILFLWMTGQNLNAVAMIGIVVMIGMADNEAVVKLDAIQRFREQGLPIVDAVIAGGHQRLKAIAMTSITTITGVLPLVFGWGSGGELYQPLAAGVIGGSVTALLVTFFLLPTAYVWVESRRSEGQ is encoded by the coding sequence GTGTCGATCGCGTCCCAGGCGCTGAAGCGCCCTGTTACCACCATTTCGGCCGTGGCGGCCTTGGTGCTGCTCGGGTCGGTATCGTTAGGCAAACTGCCGGTGTCGTTGTTGCCGGACATCGAGCTGCCAGTCTTGACGATCCGGACCCTGTACCCCGGAGCCGCGGCGGAAGAAGTATCCCGGTTCATTGCCGAGCCGATCGAAGAGGCGGTCTCGGCCACGCCAGGATTGGTCGACGTGAAGTCGGTGAGCCGGAACGGCGAAGCCACCACGTCGCTCAAGTTTTCCTGGGGCACCAGCATGGCGGCCACGGTGCTCCAGATCCGGGAACGGCTCGACAACGCTCGCGGCGCCCTCCCGGAACGCGCCGAGCGCCCCACCCTGCTCACCAGCGACCCCGGCGAACGGCCCATCGCCGTGCTCGGCCTGACCAGCGATGGCAACCTCCGGAGCATTTCCCGAACGGCCAAGGACGTCCACGCCCGTCGGCTGGAACAGCTGGCCGGGATCTCGAGCGTGGCGGTGGTCGGCGAACCCAAGGACGAAATCCGGGTCGAAGTCGACCCCGACCGGATGCGGGCCTTGGGCCTCACCCCCGACGACATCGCGACCGCGCTCAAATCGGCCAACGCCACCGCGGCCGGCGGTTCGATTCGCCGGGGCCAATTCCGGTTTTCGCTCCGGGCGCTCACCGAGTTCCAGAGCGTGGCCGAGATCGAAAAGACCCCGGTTGGGCCGGCCAAGAGCGGCATCATCTTGGCCGACATCGGCACCGTAACCCTGGCGGTGGCCGACCCAACCACGGTCACCACCCTGGACAGCCGGCCGGCCGTCGGACTCGTCGTATATAAGGACGCGGGTTCCAATACCGTGGCCGTGACGGCCGAGATCTACAAGACGATCGAGCAGCTCAAGACCGAGTTTCCGAAGGTCAAGATCAAGGTCGTAGCGGCCCAGGCCCAGTTCGTCACCGACGCGCTCTCCAATCTGATCCAGGAAATCGTGGTGGGCGGCCTGATGTCGCTCGCGGTCATCCTGCTGTTCCTTCGCGATTGGCGGGCGTCGGTGGCCATCGGCCTGATGGTGCCGCTTTCGGTGTTGGTGGCGCTGACCCTGCTCCAGTTGATGGGTGTCACGATCAATATCCTTTCGCTCGGCGGCTTGGCCTTGGGCGTCGGGTTGTTGGTCGACAACGCCATCGTCGTCGCGGAGGCCGCCAACCGGCATATGGATGCCGGGCTGACGCGGTGGGAAGCGGCACTCAAGGGCACCAATGAAGTGGCCGGACCGCTGACCGCCGGCACCCTGACCACGCTCCTGGTGTTCGGGCCGATCGTGTTCGTCCAAGGCCTCGCGGCAGCCCTGTTCCGGGATCTTTCGCTGAGCGTCGTGATGTCGGTCGGGGCGTCGTTGGTTCTGGCCCTGACCCTGATGCCGGTGATGATGGCCTGGGGCCGAGTCGGCGAGACGTTGGGCAAGCAGACCCTGGCACCCGCCAGTGACGGCCCCCTGCTCCGGCTCGGCCGCCGACTGGAGGCCTGGTATGAGTCGGGAATGCGCTGGTCGTTGGCTCGTCCGGGGCTTTGTGTCCTGATCGCGCTCGGTGTGACGGCGTTTACGGTGGTGATCACGCTCCGGTTGCCCCGGGAAATCCTGCCGCGGGTGGACGAAGGCATTGCGGTGGCCTACCTCAAACTGCCGGAAGGCACCGCGATCGAGGAGACGGCCCGGCAAGCCAAACGGCTCGAAGAAGCGGCCCGGGCGTTAGGCTCGTCGGGGATTTACAGCCGGATCGGCGTCGCCACCGACGAGGAGGTGCTCGCGGGCGCCGACCCCGGCACCTCGGCCAGCGCCCAGCTGCTGGTGCCGGTGCCGGACGACAAGGACGCCGGCGACTTCGCTGAGTCGCTCCGGCTCGCGGTGCCCGACCTGGCCCAAGGGAGCTTGGCCATCGACTTGGCCGGCCAGTCGGAGTTCGGCAGCTTGATCGGCCGCGAGGGGCGGCTGGTGCGGATCGAAGTGGCGGCTCCCAAGCTGACTGAAGCGGCCGAGTGGGCCAATACGATCCGGAAGAGCCTGGACAGTATCACGGACCTCTCCGACGTCCGCGATGCCTTCGCCAGCACTCAACCCACGGTCGAGGTAACCCTCGATCGGAGTCAGATGGCGCGGCTCGGGATCACGTCCGATCAAGTGGCCAACGCGTTGTCGGGTGGCTTGGGGGGCGTTGCGTCTGGTGATTTCCGGGAAACCGACCGGCGGACGCCGATCAAGGTCCGGTTTGCCGGCGCCTTCAATGAAGATCTCAACACCACCCTGGCCACGACCATTAAGGGCGTACCGCTTGGGCAGTTGGTGACCGTCACCGACATCCGGGCGCCGATCGAGGTGGTCCGAATCAATCAACGGCCGGTCAGCGTGGTCGAAGCCGTCGCGGAACGGGGAGGACTGAAGCAGGCCGCCGAGGCCGTTCAGGTGCGGATCACGGCGCTGGCGTTGCCGCCCGGAGTTGAGGTGACCATCGGGGGAGCCCAAGCGGACGAAGCGCGGACGACCCGAGAGCTGGCCCTGGTGGCGGTGCTGTCGGTGGCGTTGGTGTTCCTGGTCTTGGCCGGCGAATTCGCCTCGTTCACGACGCCGCTGCTGGTGATGCTGACGGTGCCGCTGGCCGGCGCCGGCGGCATTCTCTTCCTGTGGATGACCGGCCAGAACCTAAACGCGGTCGCGATGATCGGGATCGTGGTGATGATCGGCATGGCCGACAACGAAGCCGTGGTCAAACTCGATGCGATCCAGCGATTCCGGGAACAAGGGTTACCGATCGTCGACGCGGTCATTGCCGGTGGCCACCAGCGACTCAAGGCCATCGCGATGACTTCGATTACGACGATTACCGGCGTGCTCCCGCTGGTCTTTGGGTGGGGTAGCGGCGGGGAGTTGTATCAACCGCTCGCGGCCGGGGTCATCGGCGGGTCGGTGACGGCGCTGTTGGTGACGTTCTTTCTGCTGCCGACGGCCTATGTGTGGGTGGAATCTCGGCGCTCGGAGGGCCAATGA
- a CDS encoding HEAT repeat domain-containing protein, with product MIVAVLAFAVAMQPPLTRDSAAVARLFTSLRGADSAVCELAGRALTNFGGWWGANGDLPMPMPMPMPFADGGIHVNPSIHGVGWHKKADAVALGAFRVGLRDPSRCVRHIAARVLGDAKPPWAYQTFTAMSKDADAGLRETGILGLGELEDPRSLGGLGDALADRETRVRAMAAWALGELEDSRAIEPLKRVLATGTRLSDLRRLVRQYGRAATSVFPSGPYRKGGVYGTDPNFPVPTQEELQNPGAKCLDRNA from the coding sequence ATGATCGTCGCCGTGCTTGCGTTCGCCGTTGCCATGCAGCCGCCCCTCACCCGCGATTCCGCGGCCGTGGCCCGACTGTTCACCTCCCTCCGGGGCGCTGACTCGGCGGTGTGCGAGTTGGCTGGCCGGGCTCTGACCAACTTCGGCGGCTGGTGGGGCGCCAACGGTGACCTCCCGATGCCGATGCCGATGCCGATGCCGTTTGCTGACGGCGGGATCCACGTCAATCCGTCGATCCACGGCGTCGGCTGGCACAAGAAGGCCGACGCCGTGGCCCTCGGCGCCTTCCGGGTGGGCCTTCGCGACCCAAGCCGGTGCGTCCGGCACATTGCCGCCAGGGTACTGGGGGACGCCAAGCCGCCCTGGGCGTACCAGACCTTCACTGCGATGTCCAAGGATGCGGATGCCGGGCTTCGGGAAACCGGAATCCTTGGCCTCGGCGAGCTCGAAGACCCCCGGTCACTGGGCGGCCTCGGTGACGCCCTGGCCGACCGGGAGACCCGGGTCCGGGCCATGGCGGCGTGGGCGTTAGGCGAGCTCGAGGACTCCCGCGCCATCGAACCGTTGAAACGGGTCCTTGCAACCGGAACGCGGTTGTCTGACCTCCGTCGCCTGGTCCGTCAGTACGGCCGCGCCGCAACGAGTGTGTTTCCGAGTGGCCCCTACCGGAAGGGCGGAGTGTACGGAACTGATCCGAACTTCCCGGTGCCGACGCAGGAAGAGCTCCAGAATCCCGGCGCCAAGTGTCTGGATCGTAACGCCTAG